Proteins from one bacterium genomic window:
- the tnpA gene encoding IS200/IS605 family transposase, giving the protein MLHYRTTTHSKYDLKVHLVWVPKYRKRILIGEVGIYIRDLIRQICTELDVEIINGKLAPDHVHLFLSYPPYLSISELAQKIKGKSSYKILANFSHLRKTFWGRHFWARGYFAASSGNVTDEMIQAYIEQQDGEIIHHGPLEMG; this is encoded by the coding sequence ACTACCACCCACAGCAAATATGATCTAAAAGTTCACTTGGTCTGGGTTCCTAAGTACCGAAAAAGAATTCTTATCGGCGAAGTAGGCATCTATATCAGAGATCTCATCCGTCAAATCTGCACCGAACTGGACGTAGAGATAATCAACGGTAAATTAGCCCCCGATCACGTTCACCTCTTTCTCTCATACCCACCGTACCTATCGATTAGCGAACTGGCGCAAAAAATCAAGGGTAAGAGTTCGTATAAAATTCTCGCCAACTTCTCGCACCTCAGAAAAACCTTCTGGGGCAGACATTTCTGGGCACGAGGTTACTTTGCCGCCTCCAGCGGCAACGTAACAGACGAGATGATCCAGGCGTATATCGAACAGCAAGACGGAGAGATTATTCACCATGGTCCATTAGAAATGGGATAG